Proteins encoded in a region of the Calypte anna isolate BGI_N300 chromosome 15, bCalAnn1_v1.p, whole genome shotgun sequence genome:
- the MSI1 gene encoding RNA-binding protein Musashi homolog 1 isoform X3, protein MTACSLQPGGRVISAQLITLRIDPKVAFPRRAQPKMVTRTKKIFVGGLSVNTTVEDVKQYFEQFGKVDDAMLMFDKTTNRHRGFGFVTFESEDIVEKVCEIHFHEINNKMVECKKAQPKEVMSPTGSARGRSRVMPYGMDAFMLGIGMLGYPGFQAATYASRSYTGIAPGYTYQFPEFRVERTPLPSAPVLPELTAIPLTAYGPMAAAAAAAAVVRGTGSTPSRTGGFLGTTSPGPMAELYGAANQDSGVSSYISAASPAPSTGFGHSLGGPLIATAFTNGYH, encoded by the exons ATTGATCCGAAGGTAGCATTCCCCCGCCGAGCACAGCCCAAG atGGTGACCCGAACAAAGAAGATATTTGTGGGTGGTCTGTCTGTGAACACTACTGTGGAGGATGTGAAGCAGTATTTCGAGCAGTTTGGGAAG GTGGACGATGCGATGCTGATGTTCGACAAGACAACCAACAGACACCGAG gttttgggtttgtcACCTTTGAAAGTGAAGACATTGTGGAAAAAGTGTGTGAAATCCACTTCCATGAGATCAACAACAAAATG GTGGAGTGTAAAAAAGCCCAGCCGAAGGAGGTGATGTCCCCAACGGGCTCAGCACGAGGGCGGTCCCGAGTCATGCCTTACGGGATGGATGCCTTCATGCTGGGGATCGGCATGCTGG GTTATCCGGGCTTCCAAGCTGCTACTTACGCGAGTCGAAGTTACACTGGCATTGCACCTGGCTACACTTACCAGTTCCCTG AGTTCCGTGTAGAGCGGACCCCTCTCCCGAGTGCCCCCGTCCTCCCTGAGCTCACAG CAATCCCCCTCACTGCCTATGGACCgatggcagcagcagcggcTGCGGCGGCCGTGGTGCGAGGGACAG gtTCCACCCCCAGTCGCACCGGTGGATTTCTGGGCACCACCAGCCCTGGCCCGATGGCAGAGCTTTATGGAGCTGCCAACCAGGACTCAGGGGTCAGCAGTTACATCAGCGCTGCCAGCCCGGCCCCCAGCACCGGCTTTGGCCACAGCCTAGGG ggtcCCTTGATTGCAACAGCTTTTACCAATGGGTATCACTGA